Proteins from one Ketobacter alkanivorans genomic window:
- a CDS encoding NAD(P)(+) transhydrogenase (Re/Si-specific) subunit beta, whose product MQVFIYLAYLIAAVFFIYGIKGMTTPKTAVRGNQLSAVGMLIAVVAALLDHNVVHYYYIIMGVLIGASIGIFLAKKVQMTSMPEMVAALNGFGGGASLMVAVANYLEMQTAYGSGNAELIATMPALDMKWSIAVIISILIGAVTLMGSFVAVGKLMGKLGDPSSIGMFKMIVKVSLALLVAGSIYFVSTNPLEQSDLLIVMIVICLLLGVALVIPIGGADMPVVIALLNSYSGLAGSATGFVLGNNGLIITGSLVGASGLILTTIMCKAMNRSLTNVLFGGSMAAQAGISKDENDAFYEGKVKVTSADEVAMLLDSAKKVVFVPGYGLAVAQAQHATRELANILQGRGSEVKYAIHPVAGRMPGHMNVLLAEAEVPYEQLIEMDTINPEFAQTDVAIVLGANDVTNPAASSDPNSPIFGMPILEVQNAKTVIVVKRGLSPGFAGIPNALFINDNSLMVHGDAKLVLQEITSAMKDL is encoded by the coding sequence ATGCAAGTTTTTATCTATTTAGCTTATTTGATCGCGGCCGTATTCTTTATTTACGGCATCAAGGGGATGACCACTCCTAAAACAGCGGTGCGTGGTAACCAGCTGTCGGCAGTGGGTATGCTGATCGCGGTGGTTGCCGCATTGCTTGATCACAACGTAGTGCATTACTACTACATCATTATGGGTGTGTTGATCGGTGCCAGTATCGGTATTTTCCTGGCCAAAAAGGTACAGATGACCTCCATGCCAGAAATGGTGGCGGCCCTGAACGGCTTTGGTGGTGGTGCATCGTTGATGGTTGCCGTTGCCAACTACCTGGAAATGCAAACCGCATACGGCAGTGGTAATGCCGAACTGATTGCCACGATGCCTGCGTTGGATATGAAATGGTCCATAGCGGTTATTATCAGTATCCTGATCGGCGCCGTTACCCTGATGGGTAGTTTTGTTGCTGTGGGCAAACTGATGGGCAAGCTGGGCGATCCATCTTCCATTGGCATGTTCAAAATGATCGTTAAGGTGAGCTTGGCTTTGCTGGTGGCCGGTTCCATCTATTTCGTCAGCACCAATCCGCTGGAACAGTCTGATCTGCTTATTGTGATGATCGTGATCTGCTTGCTATTGGGTGTGGCTCTGGTTATCCCCATTGGCGGCGCTGATATGCCCGTAGTGATCGCGTTGTTGAACTCCTATTCGGGTCTGGCGGGTTCTGCCACGGGTTTCGTACTGGGCAACAATGGCTTGATCATCACCGGTTCTTTGGTGGGTGCATCGGGTTTGATCCTGACTACCATCATGTGTAAAGCCATGAACCGCTCTCTCACCAACGTATTGTTCGGTGGCTCCATGGCGGCCCAGGCCGGTATCTCTAAAGACGAGAACGATGCTTTCTATGAAGGCAAAGTGAAAGTCACCAGTGCGGATGAAGTGGCCATGCTGCTGGATTCTGCCAAGAAAGTGGTGTTCGTACCCGGCTATGGTTTGGCGGTGGCTCAGGCCCAGCATGCAACCCGTGAGCTGGCGAATATTCTGCAGGGGCGTGGTTCTGAAGTGAAGTACGCGATTCACCCGGTTGCAGGTCGTATGCCTGGCCATATGAACGTATTGCTGGCTGAAGCAGAAGTGCCATATGAGCAGTTGATTGAAATGGATACCATCAACCCCGAGTTTGCACAGACTGATGTTGCCATCGTATTGGGTGCCAACGACGTTACCAACCCGGCGGCGTCTTCGGATCCAAATTCACCAATCTTTGGCATGCCGATTCTGGAAGTACAGAACGCTAAAACCGTTATCGTGGTTAAGCGTGGCTTGTCTCCCGGTTTTGCCGGGATACCCAATGCGTTGTTCATTAATGATAACAGCCTGATGGTGCACGGCGATGCCAAGTTGGTATTGCAGGAAATCACCAGTGCGATGAAAGACCTGTAA
- a CDS encoding NINE protein has translation MEENNTHSKVIGYILWIFGFTGSHRFYYGKPITATIWFFTFGLFLIGWIIDLFLIPSMDRAADRKYSPGKVDYTVCWILLTFLGLFGIHRFYMGKWLTGLLYLVTGGFFLIGYLYDYWTLNGQIDEVNRLP, from the coding sequence ATGGAAGAGAACAACACCCATTCCAAAGTTATTGGTTATATTCTGTGGATCTTCGGGTTTACCGGTTCCCATCGCTTTTACTACGGTAAACCCATCACCGCTACCATCTGGTTTTTCACCTTTGGCCTGTTTTTGATTGGCTGGATCATCGATCTGTTTCTGATACCTTCCATGGATCGCGCAGCGGATCGGAAGTATTCGCCCGGCAAAGTGGATTATACCGTTTGCTGGATTCTGCTGACGTTTTTGGGCCTGTTTGGTATTCACCGCTTTTACATGGGCAAGTGGCTTACCGGTTTACTGTATTTGGTCACTGGCGGTTTCTTCCTGATCGGTTATCTGTACGATTATTGGACGCTTAATGGCCAGATCGATGAGGTGAACCGCCTGCCCTAA
- a CDS encoding oxidoreductase, whose protein sequence is MASKNKWTQDNIPSQRGKRILITGANSGIGLEAAKVMAAKGADVILACRNESKAIQTMATIRQQTPKASLHFLPVDLSSLQSVRDMCEMFFEQYNKLDVLLNNAGVMWLPKGQTVDGFESQIGTNHFGHFALTGLLLPALLKQAGSRVVTVSSIAHRAGNLNFDDLFFERRPYGKHKAYGQSKLANLVFARELDRRLNAAGAQTISVAVHPGAASTNLAVPGYQQSGSTLLANVAKAVSPLITQSAEKGALPSLYAATESGVHGGDYIGPDGFYEAFGYPAPASSTGRSRNPEIARKLWEISEQLTGVSYSFDSSKAAA, encoded by the coding sequence ATGGCCAGTAAGAACAAGTGGACCCAAGACAACATTCCATCCCAGCGGGGAAAACGCATCCTCATCACCGGGGCCAACAGTGGCATTGGGCTGGAAGCCGCTAAAGTAATGGCGGCCAAGGGCGCAGATGTCATTCTTGCCTGCCGCAACGAGAGCAAGGCCATTCAGACCATGGCCACTATACGCCAGCAAACGCCAAAGGCATCTCTGCACTTTCTGCCGGTGGACTTAAGCAGCCTGCAGTCGGTGCGGGACATGTGTGAGATGTTTTTTGAGCAATACAACAAACTGGACGTGCTACTTAATAATGCCGGTGTTATGTGGCTGCCCAAAGGCCAAACGGTGGATGGCTTTGAATCCCAGATCGGCACTAATCATTTCGGCCACTTTGCCCTTACGGGGCTTTTACTGCCGGCTCTTCTGAAGCAGGCCGGGTCACGGGTGGTGACGGTAAGCAGCATTGCCCATCGGGCTGGCAACCTGAACTTTGATGATCTGTTCTTTGAGCGTCGCCCTTATGGCAAACACAAAGCCTATGGTCAGAGCAAACTGGCCAACCTGGTGTTTGCCCGAGAGTTGGACAGACGCCTGAACGCAGCAGGGGCACAAACGATTTCGGTAGCGGTTCACCCTGGAGCAGCCAGCACCAACCTGGCGGTGCCGGGCTACCAGCAAAGCGGATCTACCCTGCTGGCGAATGTGGCTAAAGCGGTGTCACCCCTGATTACTCAAAGCGCTGAAAAAGGGGCCCTGCCCAGCCTGTATGCAGCCACGGAAAGCGGCGTGCACGGTGGCGATTACATTGGGCCGGATGGATTCTATGAAGCTTTTGGCTACCCGGCCCCCGCCAGCTCTACAGGTCGCTCTCGGAATCCAGAGATTGCACGCAAGCTATGGGAAATATCAGAGCAGCTCACTGGTGTGAGCTACTCCTTTGACTCATCCAAAGCCGCTGCCTGA
- a CDS encoding NAD(P) transhydrogenase subunit alpha, producing the protein MEMLMLTFTIFVLAIFVGVEVINKVPPTLHTPLMSGTNAISGIVVVGAIISSGGGEQTSGLSTFLGVLAIVLACINIFGGFMVTDRMLHMFKKK; encoded by the coding sequence ATGGAAATGTTAATGTTGACCTTCACGATTTTCGTGTTGGCAATTTTCGTGGGTGTGGAAGTTATTAACAAAGTTCCACCAACCCTGCATACCCCGTTGATGAGCGGAACCAACGCCATCTCCGGTATTGTCGTGGTGGGGGCCATCATCAGCTCTGGTGGTGGTGAACAAACCTCCGGCCTTTCCACTTTTCTTGGTGTACTGGCGATCGTACTGGCCTGCATAAATATTTTTGGCGGGTTTATGGTTACTGATCGCATGTTGCACATGTTCAAGAAGAAATAA
- a CDS encoding thioesterase family protein — protein MQFRELLNSIDSKPGKSTLSDPGDWLQGRAMFGGLQTILCLHAMRSLLPDTPLRSLQTTFVQPAKSLQVTAHANIVRAGKSVTHVESRLLDDDNNVIALVVGVFGAARESQINLKPVQTGLGNGSQRIEFPTAGGVPSFTRHFKPVWLQGTLPFTGDTETHHIVQISMPGETDCNEYHVIALADFIPPIAICHLTNPAPGSSMTWMLEFLNEDYQGLALENWRVDAELMAAGEGYTHQSVMLWGPGGEPIALSRQNMVVFG, from the coding sequence ATGCAATTCCGTGAGCTTCTCAACAGCATCGACTCTAAGCCCGGCAAGAGTACCCTGAGCGATCCAGGGGACTGGTTGCAAGGCCGAGCCATGTTTGGCGGCCTGCAAACCATTCTGTGCCTGCACGCAATGCGCAGCCTACTGCCAGACACACCCTTGCGCTCTCTGCAAACCACCTTTGTTCAGCCTGCCAAAAGCCTGCAAGTAACAGCCCACGCCAACATTGTACGGGCGGGCAAAAGCGTAACCCATGTGGAATCCCGGCTACTGGATGACGACAACAATGTCATCGCACTGGTGGTGGGCGTTTTCGGCGCGGCACGGGAATCTCAGATAAACCTCAAACCGGTTCAAACCGGCCTTGGCAACGGCAGCCAGCGGATTGAATTCCCCACTGCTGGCGGTGTCCCCAGCTTTACCCGCCACTTCAAACCCGTTTGGCTACAAGGCACACTGCCATTCACAGGAGACACTGAAACCCATCATATTGTCCAGATCTCCATGCCTGGGGAGACGGATTGCAACGAATACCATGTAATCGCGCTGGCTGATTTCATTCCCCCCATCGCCATTTGCCACCTCACCAACCCCGCCCCCGGTAGCTCCATGACCTGGATGCTGGAATTTCTGAACGAGGATTACCAAGGCTTGGCGTTGGAGAATTGGCGAGTGGATGCAGAACTCATGGCCGCAGGCGAGGGCTATACCCATCAATCGGTTATGCTGTGGGGCCCCGGCGGCGAGCCAATAGCCTTGAGCCGTCAAAACATGGTGGTGTTTGGTTAA
- a CDS encoding YaeQ family protein has protein sequence MALKSTVYKAELQISDMDRHYYQPHTLTLALHPSETIERMMIRLLAFALHASDNLSFGRGLSTEDDAALWRRDLTDHVELWIDVGLPDEKRIRKASHRADQVIVYSYGERNAPIWWEQNQKKFRCLDNVHVDYVSPRTSAELTQLCARTMQLHCNIMDGEVSLGNDTSSVQIELDRWL, from the coding sequence ATGGCTCTCAAATCCACGGTGTATAAAGCGGAATTGCAGATTTCCGATATGGACCGGCATTATTACCAGCCCCACACCCTGACTCTGGCATTGCACCCCTCTGAAACCATTGAGCGCATGATGATTCGCTTGCTGGCCTTTGCGCTGCACGCCAGTGACAACCTTAGTTTTGGCCGCGGGCTCAGCACCGAAGACGATGCCGCCCTGTGGCGCAGGGATCTAACGGATCACGTTGAGCTGTGGATTGATGTAGGGCTACCGGACGAAAAACGCATCCGCAAAGCCAGTCATCGCGCCGATCAGGTGATCGTATACAGTTATGGTGAGCGCAACGCCCCCATCTGGTGGGAGCAGAATCAGAAAAAATTTCGCTGTTTGGATAACGTGCACGTCGATTATGTTAGCCCTAGAACCAGCGCAGAACTCACTCAACTCTGCGCGCGCACCATGCAACTACACTGCAATATAATGGATGGTGAAGTGTCTCTGGGTAATGATACCAGCAGCGTGCAGATCGAACTGGATCGCTGGCTCTGA
- a CDS encoding CHASE domain-containing protein, with protein MSDKPSRRWYAAADIVHNAYTAWVVLLLSLIVTLGAYVVSVRIIEQRQSDRFQFSAYELEKAIKSHLSVYEQVLRSTVAFVYSSDQLERSTFATFVRSLELNQYWPGIQGIGYSVPLQPSELEAHTQAIRDEGFPEYAIKPSGDRTIYSAIVYLEPFDWRNRRAFGYDMYSNEVRRIAMDRARATGEASTSGKITLVQETEQYVQNGFLTYMPVYRAKATPYTEAQRLAQFEGWIYAAFRAGDLMNGVTGGDALMLEYEIYDGASVEPAALLYSSHGRNVARTGSIDLVAVRQIELQGRPWTLRVTPADGFAQSVEHIDLPQYVAVGGVIIDLLLFYVILSLHFVRQKAETIAERRTQQLRATQEDLELQRVFANAVIDSLPLVLFVREYKSDTIMRINPYTRNVFGINSAAGGELLNRFVARVENQSRLAGVDSQADYMAQLDVETQTGTRWFTVSRTSIDNGRGDQEYSLCAAIDITDRLESEKRFTTLFDSAPCGLMLVRSDQTIQLANRALCELFGYGLEELPGNEIGILVPQDLRASHGRQVAAYGLNPYQRKMSSRSSLKGVTKDGRELILDIALQPLNYDNQGYVLVSVADITKQHNLVQQLERANRYKSEFLASMSHELRTPLNSIIGFTERVLKGAGVGLGERERDGLDTVQRNAHHLLALINDILDLSKVEAGRMEVDWEHFDLCKLLDVQLQVLTPSAKAKGLHMRVSLPEEPIMITTDRSKLLQILNNMVSNAVKYTQEGKIEVTLELNQMGDGIVLRVTDTGLGIPEVELRNLFKEFVRVKEARQQSIQGTGLGLAICARLAALLGGKISADSRHGYGSTFTLRLPLERFDPESKQNP; from the coding sequence ATGAGCGATAAACCTTCACGACGCTGGTATGCGGCCGCCGACATTGTCCACAATGCTTATACTGCGTGGGTGGTGTTGTTATTGTCCCTGATTGTGACGCTTGGGGCTTATGTTGTTTCCGTTCGGATCATCGAACAGCGCCAGTCTGATCGATTCCAATTCAGTGCCTATGAGCTTGAAAAAGCCATCAAAAGCCACCTTAGCGTGTATGAACAAGTGCTGCGGTCTACCGTGGCCTTTGTATACTCAAGCGACCAGCTGGAACGATCTACCTTTGCTACCTTCGTCCGTAGCCTGGAGCTGAATCAATACTGGCCAGGTATTCAGGGCATTGGTTACAGCGTGCCCCTGCAGCCCTCAGAACTAGAGGCTCATACCCAAGCCATTCGCGATGAAGGCTTTCCCGAATATGCCATAAAGCCTTCCGGTGATCGCACCATTTACTCAGCCATTGTGTATCTGGAGCCATTCGATTGGCGTAACCGGCGTGCTTTTGGTTATGACATGTACAGCAATGAAGTCAGACGTATTGCTATGGATCGGGCCCGCGCCACCGGAGAGGCTTCGACCTCCGGCAAAATCACATTAGTTCAGGAAACTGAACAATATGTGCAAAACGGTTTTTTGACCTACATGCCGGTGTATCGGGCCAAAGCGACGCCTTATACCGAAGCGCAACGACTGGCGCAGTTCGAAGGCTGGATCTACGCCGCATTCAGGGCGGGTGACCTGATGAACGGTGTGACCGGTGGCGATGCTTTAATGTTGGAATACGAAATCTACGACGGCGCTAGCGTGGAACCGGCTGCCCTGTTGTATTCCTCTCACGGCAGGAACGTGGCTCGTACCGGCAGCATTGATCTGGTGGCGGTGCGTCAGATCGAATTGCAAGGCAGGCCATGGACATTGCGGGTAACCCCGGCAGACGGTTTTGCTCAGAGCGTAGAGCATATAGATCTGCCCCAGTACGTAGCAGTGGGGGGTGTCATTATTGATCTGTTGCTGTTCTACGTGATTCTTTCCCTGCACTTTGTCAGGCAGAAAGCGGAGACGATTGCCGAGCGGCGTACCCAGCAGTTACGGGCGACCCAGGAAGATCTGGAACTGCAGCGGGTGTTCGCCAATGCGGTGATTGATAGCCTGCCTTTGGTGCTGTTTGTCAGGGAGTATAAAAGCGACACCATCATGCGCATCAACCCCTACACGCGCAATGTGTTTGGCATCAATTCTGCAGCGGGTGGGGAGCTTTTGAATCGCTTTGTGGCGCGGGTGGAGAATCAGAGCCGACTGGCGGGCGTGGATAGCCAGGCCGACTACATGGCACAGCTGGATGTTGAAACCCAGACCGGCACACGCTGGTTTACAGTCAGCCGAACCAGCATTGACAACGGTCGGGGCGACCAGGAATACAGTTTGTGTGCGGCGATCGACATCACCGACCGGCTTGAGTCCGAAAAGCGCTTTACCACCCTGTTTGATTCTGCCCCCTGCGGATTGATGCTGGTGCGCAGCGATCAAACCATACAGCTGGCCAACAGGGCATTGTGTGAGCTGTTCGGTTACGGCCTTGAGGAATTGCCCGGCAACGAAATCGGTATCCTGGTGCCCCAGGATCTGCGTGCCAGTCACGGGCGGCAGGTGGCGGCTTATGGTCTTAACCCTTATCAACGCAAGATGAGCTCACGTTCCAGTTTGAAAGGGGTTACCAAAGATGGTCGCGAATTAATACTGGATATCGCCCTGCAGCCACTGAATTATGACAATCAGGGCTATGTGTTGGTGTCAGTGGCGGATATAACCAAACAGCACAACCTGGTTCAGCAATTGGAGCGCGCCAACCGTTACAAATCAGAGTTCCTTGCCAGCATGTCTCACGAGCTGCGCACCCCCTTGAATTCCATTATTGGGTTCACTGAGCGGGTCTTGAAAGGCGCAGGCGTCGGTTTAGGGGAGCGCGAGCGCGACGGGCTCGATACCGTGCAGCGCAATGCCCATCATCTGTTGGCGCTGATAAACGACATACTGGATCTGTCCAAAGTTGAGGCAGGCCGTATGGAGGTGGATTGGGAGCACTTCGATCTATGTAAGCTATTGGATGTTCAGCTGCAGGTTTTGACCCCTTCCGCCAAAGCGAAAGGGTTGCATATGAGGGTGAGCCTGCCCGAAGAGCCCATCATGATCACCACAGATCGCTCCAAGCTGCTGCAGATTCTTAATAATATGGTCTCCAATGCGGTTAAGTATACGCAGGAGGGTAAGATTGAGGTCACGCTTGAGCTCAACCAGATGGGCGATGGTATTGTCTTGCGGGTGACCGATACCGGCCTTGGGATTCCTGAGGTGGAACTGCGCAACCTGTTCAAGGAGTTTGTGCGGGTCAAGGAGGCACGACAGCAAAGCATCCAGGGTACCGGGTTGGGCCTGGCAATTTGTGCCCGTTTGGCAGCGTTACTGGGTGGCAAGATCAGTGCTGACAGTCGTCATGGCTACGGCAGCACCTTTACCTTGCGTTTGCCGTTAGAGCGATTCGACCCAGAGAGTAAGCAAAATCCCTGA
- a CDS encoding alpha/beta hydrolase: MKLIENLKAHTLQSLLRLPRFAKRRIAGKPIRIDGLELDLDMQLLVKLSNLEPPIRPSLDPKQLQASRNAFNASTRVVASKIVKMKTQDILVGQGQPKMPARLYSPDQHIDAMLFFLHGGGWVHGNLDTHDNLCRHLARVTGAKVLSVEYQKAPENPWPTAVEDAMRAYEDVVSRLPEFGLNAPFIAVGGDSAGGKLATVLARQLSHTDIQQPQAQLLIYPSADSPRQGGSRTLFADGFLLTGESIRIYQNCYIPAQQDHSHPDISPLYADDIHKLPPAIVVTAGFDPLRDEGRDYAKKLEQAGVKVKWIEYPGMVHGFANILCSASALHSVEDMAGALRGLMMERSN; the protein is encoded by the coding sequence ATGAAACTGATTGAGAACCTGAAAGCACATACATTGCAATCGCTGCTGCGTTTGCCGCGTTTTGCCAAACGTCGCATCGCGGGTAAACCGATTCGAATCGATGGCCTGGAGCTGGATCTGGACATGCAGCTGCTGGTAAAGCTCTCCAACCTGGAGCCACCGATACGCCCCTCCCTTGACCCTAAACAACTGCAGGCGAGTCGCAACGCCTTCAACGCCAGCACCCGCGTGGTGGCGAGTAAAATCGTCAAGATGAAAACCCAGGATATTCTGGTTGGGCAAGGGCAACCTAAAATGCCCGCCAGACTCTACTCCCCGGATCAACACATTGATGCGATGCTGTTTTTTCTGCATGGAGGTGGCTGGGTGCATGGCAACCTGGATACCCACGATAACCTGTGCCGACACCTGGCCAGGGTTACAGGGGCCAAGGTGCTTTCGGTTGAATACCAAAAAGCACCGGAAAACCCCTGGCCCACTGCCGTAGAAGACGCTATGAGAGCGTACGAAGATGTGGTTTCCCGGCTGCCGGAATTCGGTTTGAACGCTCCGTTCATTGCCGTTGGTGGTGACAGCGCCGGAGGCAAACTGGCCACAGTATTAGCACGCCAACTGTCCCACACAGACATTCAGCAGCCACAGGCCCAACTGTTGATATACCCCTCTGCCGATAGCCCTCGACAAGGCGGTTCCCGCACGCTATTCGCCGATGGATTTCTGCTGACCGGTGAAAGTATTCGCATCTATCAGAACTGCTACATCCCGGCACAACAGGATCACAGCCATCCTGACATTTCACCATTGTACGCCGATGACATTCACAAGCTGCCGCCAGCCATTGTGGTCACTGCCGGGTTCGACCCGCTGAGAGATGAAGGCCGGGACTACGCGAAAAAGCTGGAACAGGCCGGTGTGAAAGTAAAATGGATTGAATACCCAGGCATGGTGCACGGCTTTGCCAATATTCTGTGTTCAGCGTCTGCGTTGCATTCCGTAGAAGACATGGCTGGCGCGCTACGCGGCTTGATGATGGAACGCTCGAACTAG
- a CDS encoding PilZ domain-containing protein, translating into MSNQRRHLRTALRCKFKIWHDSIGEKVVQTRDVSDGGVFLIMDPVAEDIPPMGTILKGQVQGMMDDAPIVTLEVVRMAPEGIGLRFVSDTN; encoded by the coding sequence ATGTCAAATCAGCGTCGCCACTTGCGCACTGCTTTGCGCTGCAAATTTAAAATCTGGCATGATTCCATTGGTGAAAAGGTCGTTCAGACCCGAGATGTCTCCGATGGCGGTGTGTTTCTCATCATGGATCCAGTGGCAGAAGACATCCCCCCAATGGGAACAATACTGAAAGGTCAGGTGCAGGGTATGATGGACGATGCCCCCATTGTGACCCTTGAAGTGGTTCGTATGGCTCCTGAGGGCATTGGTTTACGGTTTGTTTCTGACACAAATTAA
- a CDS encoding Re/Si-specific NAD(P)(+) transhydrogenase subunit alpha, with product MLVGIPKEIYPGENRVAVIPSGIQNLTSAGFDVVVQSGAGEASHYDDDEFRNVGASIAPDAQSLYAQADLILKVRHLVDDEPNMIKEGSTLICMLDGWFNLELVQQLAAKNVRSFALEFIPRITRAQSMDVLSSMAAISGYRAVLAGAMVLPQYFPMLMTAAGTIHPAKVFIIGAGVAGLMAISTARRLGAVVEAYDTRVEVKEQVESLGAKFVEFDLPQEEGTSAGGYAKQQSEEFYRAQREQMLAKVAQSDLVITTAAIPGRPSPRLVTADMLKCMKKGSVVVDLAAERGGNVEGTVKNQKVYVDGVTIIGYIDHPSRVPVHASQLFTKNISTFLLNMAKEGELNLNMEDEIVAATLITEDGEIKHAGLKEAIEKGAS from the coding sequence ATGTTAGTGGGTATTCCGAAAGAGATATACCCTGGGGAGAATCGTGTCGCGGTAATTCCCTCAGGTATACAAAATTTAACAAGCGCAGGCTTTGATGTTGTTGTTCAAAGTGGCGCCGGTGAAGCCTCTCATTATGATGACGATGAGTTTCGTAATGTTGGTGCCAGCATCGCTCCCGATGCCCAGTCATTGTACGCCCAGGCTGATCTGATTCTCAAAGTTCGCCATTTGGTGGATGATGAGCCCAATATGATCAAAGAAGGCTCCACGCTGATCTGCATGCTGGATGGCTGGTTCAATCTGGAGCTGGTTCAGCAGTTGGCAGCCAAGAACGTGCGCAGCTTTGCCTTGGAGTTCATCCCCCGCATCACTCGCGCCCAAAGTATGGATGTGCTCAGCTCCATGGCAGCCATTTCCGGATACCGTGCCGTATTGGCCGGGGCGATGGTATTGCCGCAGTACTTCCCCATGCTGATGACCGCTGCAGGTACCATTCACCCTGCTAAAGTGTTCATCATCGGTGCCGGTGTGGCTGGTTTGATGGCCATTTCTACCGCGCGCCGCCTGGGTGCTGTGGTGGAAGCCTACGATACCCGCGTGGAAGTAAAAGAGCAGGTTGAGAGTCTGGGCGCCAAGTTCGTTGAATTTGATCTGCCCCAGGAAGAGGGCACCAGTGCTGGCGGTTACGCTAAGCAGCAGTCAGAAGAGTTCTATCGTGCCCAGCGTGAGCAAATGCTGGCCAAGGTGGCTCAGTCTGATCTGGTGATCACCACCGCTGCCATTCCCGGTCGGCCCTCGCCGCGCCTGGTAACGGCCGACATGCTGAAGTGCATGAAGAAAGGTTCCGTGGTGGTGGATCTGGCCGCAGAACGTGGTGGTAACGTCGAAGGTACGGTGAAAAACCAGAAAGTGTATGTCGATGGTGTCACCATCATTGGCTACATCGATCATCCCTCCCGTGTACCTGTTCACGCGTCTCAGCTGTTCACCAAAAACATCTCAACCTTCTTGCTGAACATGGCAAAAGAAGGTGAGCTGAATCTGAATATGGAAGACGAAATCGTTGCAGCCACGCTGATTACCGAAGACGGTGAAATCAAACATGCTGGCTTGAAAGAAGCCATTGAGAAGGGGGCAAGTTAA